The Dermacentor silvarum isolate Dsil-2018 chromosome 3, BIME_Dsil_1.4, whole genome shotgun sequence region CAGATGACGCAGCGTGCCCAgaaggaagcgcgagagaggagcctggctgTGTTACACACCTCATACCTTATGTGTTTCGGCAGTGGCAGTAGGGTGTGTCGCTACCTTGCTTAAAAGCTAATCCCATTAACATCGACAGTCATCCCGAGATAGTCTCAGCCGGTATTTTGTTGGACTTCGCAAATATTGCGAAACGCTTTTGAAGAGTTATTGCTAGAGCGAGATTCCTGGAACAATTGTCTCCTGCATGCGCGATGAGTTTCGTAACTTCACCATGTGATGCAAAGCCCCTTTAGCAGAATTTGAAAGCAAGGAGCGTCTTGCACACTCGCTGatgcgcagcggaggctccaccGATGCTCATGAACATGGTCGACATGATGGAGCGCGTGATGAACGAGCTCGTGCCTCAGCCTATCATGCCGATGGTTGCCGGGCCGGTCCCCGGTCCCATGGTCCCCGGTCCCATGGTCTCCGGTCCGATAGTCCCCGGCCCCATGATCCCTGATCCAGTGGTTGCTGGCGCCGAGGCGGCCAGCAATGAGAGCCGTAACGAGTCCGCCGAGGCACCGCGAGTCGACGTGGCCATCGACATCAAACTGGTGCCGTTGGGCGTGCCGGGTTCGCCCATGGGCGGCATCATCCTGCCGCTCCCGCGATTTGTCCAGGAGGTTGGTTCACATTGAAGAATTCACCACCATTATACATCGTGCGCCTGTTGCGACGCCGATAATCGCACGAGAGCAAGCCGGACGCAGCGCGGAAACGACGCACTGCGAAGGTGTCGTTAACTTACAATGAAACTATCATTGCGATGTACGACTGTTCTTTGCACGAGACGGACATATGCGAACGGCCTAATAATCTTTTGTCGGCATCTAAACGCTTGAACCAGAAAATAAGCAGAACCGAAGTGCGCCTCGCAGTGAGCTACTTTTGATTTCGGTTCCCAAAGCACTTCTAGTACACTTAATCCACGCGATTAGAGTGGCCTAAAACGGTTTCACGCGGTGATTCCCGTGCGCTGGCGACTTTGACTAACGTCTTATGTAGCGTAATGCAGTACCAGAGAATGCCGCGTTACTATCAAGATATGGTGGACATACCCGTAAATGCGTGAGATGAATCAATATTGTAATTGTACGCGTGTTTCGCTGAAAGAAAAAATAGTTCtgggattttacgcgccaaaaccacgatctgattatgcggcacgccgtagtggggagctccggattaatattgaccCCCGGGGATCTTAAACCTGCActtaatgcacggtacacgagcgttttgcaTTCCCCTTCCGTCGCATTGCGGCCGCGTGACCGAGATCGAACCCTTgacctcgagctgagcagcgcagtGCCATAGCCACTGGCTGTTCCGTTGAACTTAGCTGCATTGTTATCAACTTTAATTGAAATGAACACCAGAAGGTAGGCTCGAGAATCACGTGCGATTGATGGAACAGGCGGGCGCTGTTCTAGTATTGTAACAAGAGGAACATTAAGAGAGATGATAATCTGGTGGTCGAGATTCGCATGCACGAAGCCGTATTCCCAAAAAccacttacgctagaattgttcgttgGAGAAAATTCTCGACATTTCTGATGCTGGACATAGCATTAGCGAAGACGGAtgaccaatggcaaagagcacttacgaatgagaagctttgtgaatacggcctcCTGGTTATAAAATTCGCAGGTAGAGAGCCGGGTCGGTATTCACAAAACTCCACATACGTAAGTTTCTCCTTCGGGTTTCCGTTGCGGCGATTGTCTCTCTACCGCGCTAAGTGCTGTTTTTCGAGACCGGTGTCCGAATGCGGACTCGTGAGCAAATCCTCTTACTGAAGAGAAGTTATGTGAACGCGGTCCAAGGTGTCGTTGGCTCGCAAATAAGGTTTGAATGAAGGATCATTTTTCCTGCAGAGGATTCAGTACTCACTTCTCACAACAAAGGCAATCATCATGCAATGACGATGTCCGCGCTAGAGCTATACACTCGAATGCTCAAGATATAGTGCTGAAGTACACCCATGGAGCAACGTGCTTGTTTACACGATTTCCCTGCAGACATTATTACACTGATACACAAAACTGTGGATGTCGTTCCAAAGCCTCAACAACGCATAAATCTCGCATTCCAACCAAGACGTAACGATCTTTGTCCGCCACGAGTTATACAAGAGTGCCGATCAAACCGACCACATGACGTTAAGCAGTGACAGGTAATTTTCATAATGTAAACCTCAGAAGAACTTATTTTTGACATCTTCGGTATTTAATGAGAAAAAGTTTACCGTCATGAAGACAAATCCAAAGCCAAGGaacatgaacaaaaaaaaaaaataccatgccTTGAGTCATCGCTCACGCCCCTGGTTGTGCGCGTTTGTTTAGCAGTATGTACTGGCATGTCCTTTATGGGAAACCCATCGCGTTTCGATACAGTGGCTAGCTCCTGTAGTTGCACTAGCCTGTAATGCATATGGTGAACGTAATTGCTAAACACGTGCCATAATTCACCgaagaaaacagcgctaaaaCATGGActagaaaagaagacaggacgagtGCTTTCCCAGtccgtgttttattgcgatagcaattacatggacactccaagcggatttctgccgccggcggcgtcgtcgccgtcgccgtgaggttccgcatagagtccaagggcgataaaatcgctgccgcacgccgtatgctctTTGTGCCAGTGCAAGCGCGCGAGGGACATGCGCTTTCACGGACAgaaaacgcacggcggagagcaaacacggcgttttccgtcgtgtgaaaggccgtggggggaggggagcgaagtttagctgcggcaccaaatgcgtatcttgcaaccgggcgcaaggggaacgggcgactcaatcgcccacgcgaaatgaggaaagcaggaaggcagcgccggagggagggtgggggtgcggcttctactctgccagcagcagcctacttgtactttgcgcggctccgggcctgctgcgggcaccgtatcttgaaagcgatctccacacggcattGACCTTTGCTATGCTGCTGTGCTTTCggccactcagtttgcgttgaagcaatagacggcacgaaccttcgctcacagCTTCTGCTGCACTTGctcactgccagcgttttggacagcggttgtctgcggtcatcgagcgtgatctattcatgtgtgcttgtgcgcgctgacatcatgtttgttaattcagttagtaagcgaatgtgtcaaagtttatgcagccgataaaactactatccttactacgtatagctctctactaatttgctatcgcaattgatgcttcgcctttcgggcgaaactgcgatcttgtttctttttaaaaaaatgtcgtttttAGAGCTGTTTTCTTCGAAGGATTCATACAACGAGCTCGCGTTCAAACCCTTTTAAGTGCCATAATACACATGAGTGTCGTGTCAAGTTGATTGAACCACGCTAAGTGACTCAAAAGGCTGCATACTTACTATTCACTAAAAATGCCCTGCGACATGCTTCGTCGAAGCAGCCGTCTCTTTGCCGCTTCAATTTCTCGTCTCCTCTCGCCACTGCAAGCGCGTCGTATATCGTTCCCGCTAACGCACGTGTAGCACTAGAAGTATCACTAGGGCCCCTGCTGCTGCCTGCGCCCAGGAGTGTGCCTGTGAACGTGCCATGCCCTCAGGTTTGCCGAAACGTGCCAATAGTGGCTTTGATATTGGACCACTCAGCCGGAAGGAAAAGGGTTCACGAACGCTTAGAAAAGACAGGTGCATGCAATGGGGCGAAAACGTAAGTTGCCGGGAGGTTTTAATGCAATTGGGCTCTCCTTTGTATACGTGAAAACCGAGCATTCGACGCTCGGCCTGATTGCAATGTCCACATTAAATACAGGATAGCAGCAATATATTTAGGAACTTCGAGAGTGCACTTATAACGCATGCATTACGTGGCAGCATGCCAGACGAAAAATAGACTGTACAAGATTTGTAATGGCGCCAAAATCTATATACGCGTTTAGCTACCGAGGTCTGAAAGTGACGTGACGCTGGATAGCTTGCGAGAGCAATCTTTTTGTCTTATGCAGCCCGTCTCTTCGGCCTCCAAACGAGAAGGCACCCTGAGAAAGAGGCACAATGCGACGACATCTTCGGTTGTACACGTCGACCCCGGACACAAAAAGGTGGCCGTCCTCGAGGTGACCAGAACGAACAGCTCCCGGCCCGTGCTACAACCCGTCGCCCCCAGCGAGGTCAAGAGGAAGAAAGAACACGAGAGCAGACCGTCAACATCCTCGCCTTCTAGCTCAGCAGGTGCTCGAATAGAGTTAAACGCCCATCTGATGTCCAAGAGCAATAGGAAACGGTTCACAAAGTATAAAATTTCGAGGGCTCTAAAGAACACTCATTCCCCGACTGTCAAGGCGCTGATGAAAAATGACTTTTCTTGGGCAAgtccaggaggggggggggggggggggggcgttttactgAATTATTATTCTTTTGCGCAAAAGTGAACACAaagacacacatgcacacgcaatGCGCTGCTGTAAACTGGTATTGCCGCTATTACGGTG contains the following coding sequences:
- the LOC119445232 gene encoding uncharacterized protein LOC119445232 isoform X2 — protein: MLMNMVDMMERVMNELVPQPIMPMVAGPVPGPMVPGPMVSGPIVPGPMIPDPVVAGAEAASNESRNESAEAPRVDVAIDIKLVPLGVPGSPMGGIILPLPRFVQEPVSSASKREGTLRKRHNATTSSVVHVDPGHKKVAVLEVTRTNSSRPVLQPVAPSEVKRKKEHESRPSTSSPSSSAAPELPSSPKPAERVRSPAESAEQQLQGKGAQAVVGPPDSSVASSRRSPIVAKVSSAVGGVATDGTNKTDPTSSSTETGIAATCYALFLRHGLLLLVLAVICGISCLLGALLPIFCRRRRAQVSQYPPKRRFVPARIFADPQMMRMFRRREHMVA